Proteins encoded in a region of the Salinicoccus sp. RF5 genome:
- a CDS encoding nitrate reductase subunit alpha, producing the protein MKKLFGLKFFEPTEKFNGNWSIMEDKSREWEKMYRQRWSHDKVVRTTHGVNCTGSCSWKVFVKNGIITWENQQTDYPSCGNDMPEYEPRGCPRGASFSWYEYSPMRIKFPYMRGKLWRLWRTALEEHDDPIEAWASIVEDEEKAKSYKQARGMGGHVRVTWKDATQLIAAQLIYTIRKYGPDRIAGFTPIPAMSMISYAAGSRFISLLGGEMLSFYDWYADLPNASPQIWGEQTDVPESADWYNSNYLMMWGSNVPLTRTPDAHFMTEVRYKGTKIVSVAPDYAENVKFADNWLAPNPGTDAALAQGMTHVILDEFYHQRQEPMFIDYAKRFTDMPFLIMLDDFQDTLKAGRFLRESDLGIESTNAEWKPVILDGNTDQLLAPNGTMGQRWEDGKQWNLTLEQEDGSIIDPALTVEGHGAEVIEVVFPYFDNAGNSVFKRPIAARKVKLADGTERYVATIYDLMTSQYGVNRFGTENEAQGYDDASCIYTPAWQEEITGVKQSLVVQIAREFAQNAVDTDGRSMIIMGAGINHWFNSDTIYRAILNLVMLCGCQGKNGGGWAHYVGQEKVRPYEGWGHVAFAKDWQAPPRQQNATSWFYFATEQWRYEEAGADALQSPTAEKIDYRHPADYNVLAARLGWLPSYPQFNKSSLDFAKEAAAKGDDSDQAIIDLAVDQLKNKETRFAIEDPGAKENHPKTLFVWRSNLISSSAKGQEYFMKHLLGAKNGLLATPNDEFIPEEIEWRDDVEGKLDLMIALDFRMTATPIYADIILPAATWYEKHDISSTDMHPFIHPFNPAVDPLWESKSDWNIFKDLSKRFTDMAKEHLPGKHKDLVTAPLAHDTKQEIAQPLGHVKDWSKGEVEAIPGQTMPGMKVVERDYTEVYDKFITAGPQFKTNIGAHGVSFDVSDQYEELKDMLGVYTDGTIKDGLPKMGTARNVADVILHVASCSNGEVSRKSYENLQNQTGMPVTDIAAEREHEKITFKNITAQPREVLPTAVFQGYNRPGKRYSPFTINVEHNVPFRTLTGRQSFYLDHDMFLQFGEALPVYKPTLPPMVFGTRDKQVKGGVDSLVLRYLTPHGKWNIHSTYQDNLHMLTLFRGGPTVWLSRLDAEAHDINDNDWLEVYNRNGVVNARAVVSHRMPKGTMFMYHAQDKHIEMPGSEITDTRGGSHNAPTRIHMKPTQMIGGYAQTSYGFNYYGPIGNQRDVYVAVRKMKEVNWLED; encoded by the coding sequence ATGAAGAAATTGTTCGGTCTGAAGTTTTTCGAACCAACGGAAAAGTTCAACGGTAACTGGTCAATAATGGAAGATAAGAGCAGGGAGTGGGAAAAGATGTACCGGCAGCGCTGGAGTCATGATAAGGTCGTCAGGACGACCCATGGCGTAAACTGTACAGGCTCCTGCTCCTGGAAGGTATTCGTCAAGAACGGCATCATAACATGGGAAAACCAGCAGACGGACTATCCTTCCTGCGGTAACGATATGCCGGAATATGAACCGCGGGGATGTCCACGCGGCGCCTCCTTCTCATGGTACGAATACAGCCCGATGCGCATCAAGTTTCCATATATGAGAGGCAAGCTGTGGCGTCTGTGGCGGACGGCGCTCGAAGAACATGATGATCCGATCGAAGCCTGGGCAAGCATCGTCGAAGATGAAGAGAAGGCGAAGTCCTACAAGCAGGCAAGGGGCATGGGGGGGCACGTGCGCGTCACATGGAAGGATGCAACGCAGCTGATTGCGGCCCAACTCATCTACACGATCAGGAAATACGGCCCTGACCGCATTGCAGGATTCACGCCAATTCCTGCAATGAGCATGATCAGCTATGCAGCAGGTTCAAGGTTCATCTCTCTGCTCGGCGGCGAGATGCTCAGCTTCTACGACTGGTACGCAGACCTTCCGAACGCCTCACCACAAATATGGGGTGAACAGACGGATGTTCCGGAATCGGCGGACTGGTACAACTCCAACTATCTGATGATGTGGGGGTCGAACGTACCGTTGACCCGCACACCGGATGCCCACTTCATGACGGAAGTGAGATACAAGGGGACGAAAATCGTTTCCGTGGCACCGGACTATGCAGAGAACGTCAAATTTGCCGATAACTGGCTTGCTCCGAACCCGGGCACGGATGCAGCGCTTGCACAGGGAATGACGCATGTCATCCTGGACGAGTTCTATCATCAGAGGCAGGAGCCGATGTTCATAGATTATGCGAAACGCTTCACCGACATGCCGTTCCTGATCATGCTGGACGATTTCCAGGATACATTGAAGGCAGGAAGGTTCCTCAGGGAAAGCGACCTTGGCATCGAGTCCACGAACGCAGAGTGGAAGCCCGTCATTCTGGATGGCAACACGGATCAGCTGCTCGCTCCCAACGGCACGATGGGGCAGCGCTGGGAAGACGGCAAGCAGTGGAACCTCACACTTGAACAGGAGGATGGCTCAATCATCGATCCGGCGCTGACTGTTGAAGGACATGGTGCTGAAGTGATCGAAGTCGTCTTCCCGTATTTCGACAATGCGGGCAACAGCGTATTCAAACGTCCGATCGCAGCACGCAAAGTGAAGCTTGCGGACGGCACGGAGCGCTATGTTGCCACAATATACGACCTGATGACCAGCCAGTATGGCGTCAACCGCTTCGGCACTGAAAATGAGGCTCAGGGCTATGATGATGCATCCTGCATCTATACACCGGCATGGCAGGAAGAGATCACCGGCGTGAAGCAATCACTCGTCGTTCAGATTGCACGTGAATTTGCACAGAACGCAGTCGATACGGATGGCCGCTCCATGATCATCATGGGCGCCGGCATCAACCACTGGTTCAACTCCGACACGATCTACAGGGCGATTTTGAACCTTGTGATGCTGTGCGGCTGTCAGGGTAAGAATGGCGGCGGCTGGGCACACTATGTCGGTCAGGAGAAAGTGCGTCCCTATGAAGGTTGGGGCCACGTTGCATTTGCCAAGGATTGGCAGGCCCCACCGCGCCAGCAGAATGCGACAAGCTGGTTCTATTTTGCCACAGAGCAATGGAGATATGAAGAGGCTGGTGCAGATGCACTGCAGTCTCCGACAGCCGAGAAGATCGACTACAGGCACCCTGCGGACTACAACGTACTTGCAGCAAGACTGGGATGGCTGCCGAGCTATCCGCAGTTCAATAAGAGCAGCCTTGACTTTGCCAAGGAGGCCGCTGCCAAGGGGGATGACTCCGATCAGGCCATCATCGACCTCGCTGTCGATCAGCTGAAGAATAAGGAAACACGGTTTGCGATTGAAGATCCGGGTGCTAAGGAGAACCACCCTAAAACGCTGTTCGTCTGGCGCTCCAACCTGATCTCCTCTTCTGCCAAAGGACAGGAATACTTCATGAAGCACCTGCTTGGAGCCAAAAACGGCCTGCTCGCCACACCGAACGATGAATTCATCCCGGAAGAGATCGAATGGAGGGATGACGTTGAAGGGAAGCTCGACCTCATGATTGCGCTCGACTTCAGGATGACGGCGACACCGATCTATGCGGACATCATCCTGCCAGCGGCGACATGGTACGAGAAGCATGATATTTCAAGTACCGACATGCACCCGTTCATCCACCCGTTCAATCCTGCTGTCGACCCACTATGGGAGTCGAAATCCGACTGGAACATATTCAAGGACCTGTCGAAAAGGTTCACAGACATGGCGAAGGAGCATCTGCCGGGCAAGCATAAGGACCTTGTCACAGCACCGTTGGCCCATGATACGAAACAGGAGATCGCACAGCCGCTCGGCCATGTGAAGGATTGGTCGAAGGGAGAAGTCGAAGCCATTCCGGGACAGACGATGCCGGGAATGAAAGTGGTGGAGCGGGACTACACGGAAGTGTATGACAAATTCATTACCGCCGGACCGCAGTTCAAGACGAACATCGGTGCCCATGGTGTTTCATTCGATGTGAGCGACCAGTACGAGGAACTGAAGGATATGCTTGGAGTCTATACCGACGGCACCATCAAGGATGGTCTGCCGAAGATGGGCACGGCAAGGAATGTTGCCGATGTCATCCTCCATGTTGCTTCCTGCTCGAATGGTGAAGTGTCCAGGAAGTCCTATGAAAACCTGCAGAATCAGACCGGCATGCCGGTCACGGATATCGCAGCCGAGCGTGAACATGAGAAGATCACCTTCAAGAACATTACCGCACAGCCAAGGGAAGTACTGCCGACTGCAGTATTCCAGGGCTACAACAGACCAGGCAAACGCTACAGCCCATTCACGATAAATGTTGAGCATAACGTACCTTTCAGGACACTGACGGGGCGCCAGTCATTCTATTTGGACCATGACATGTTCCTGCAGTTCGGGGAGGCGCTGCCGGTCTATAAACCGACGCTGCCACCGATGGTGTTCGGCACAAGGGATAAGCAGGTCAAAGGAGGCGTCGACAGCCTCGTACTGAGGTATCTGACGCCGCACGGCAAGTGGAACATCCACTCCACGTACCAGGACAACCTGCACATGCTGACGCTCTTCAGGGGCGGGCCGACAGTCTGGCTCTCCAGGCTGGATGCAGAAGCGCACGACATCAACGACAACGATTGGCTTGAAGTCTACAACCGCAACGGCGTGGTCAACGCACGGGCAGTCGTTTCCCACAGGATGCCTAAAGGGACGATGTTCATGTATCACGCACAGGACAAGCATATTGAAATGCCGGGTTCTGAAATAACGGATACAAGGGGCGGCAGCCACAACGCGCCGACGAGAATACACATGAAACCGACACAGATGATCGGGGGATACGCCCAGACAAGCTACGGTTTCAACTACTATGGACCGATAGGCAACCAGAGGGATGTGTATGTGGCAGTAAGAAAAATGAAGGAGGTCAATTGGCTTGAAGATTAA
- a CDS encoding response regulator transcription factor, producing the protein MEGAITVHKILVVDDEPSIVTLMKFNLEKAGYEVITAEDGRQGLDLSLTEKPDLIVLDLMLPGMDGMDVCKTLRQEKVGTPILMLTAKDEEFDKILGLELGADDYMTKPFSPREVVARVKAILRRTQVQQAPDDASSVIKLGALEIHTDTYDVYARGEQLVLTPKEYELLLYLSNHKNKVLSRDQLLNGVWDFHYDGDTRIVDVHISHLREKIEADPKRPAYIRTIRGFGYKLEVPAE; encoded by the coding sequence ATGGAAGGAGCTATTACTGTGCATAAGATCCTCGTAGTGGATGATGAACCCTCCATTGTTACATTGATGAAATTCAACCTGGAAAAGGCCGGATATGAAGTGATTACGGCGGAGGACGGGCGTCAGGGCCTTGACCTTTCCCTGACCGAGAAACCTGATCTGATCGTACTGGATCTGATGCTGCCCGGCATGGATGGGATGGATGTGTGCAAGACACTCAGACAGGAGAAGGTCGGTACCCCGATCCTCATGCTGACGGCAAAAGATGAGGAATTCGATAAGATTCTGGGGCTGGAGCTCGGAGCCGACGACTACATGACAAAACCCTTCAGCCCAAGGGAAGTCGTCGCCCGCGTCAAGGCGATCCTCCGCAGGACACAGGTGCAGCAGGCACCCGACGATGCATCTTCAGTCATCAAGCTCGGGGCACTCGAAATCCATACCGACACCTATGATGTGTACGCCCGCGGTGAACAGCTCGTACTCACCCCAAAGGAGTACGAACTGCTGCTCTACCTTTCAAACCATAAGAATAAAGTGCTCAGCCGCGACCAGCTGCTGAACGGTGTGTGGGATTTCCATTATGACGGGGATACACGGATCGTCGATGTCCATATCAGTCATCTGCGCGAGAAGATCGAAGCCGATCCGAAACGCCCGGCCTACATCCGGACCATCCGGGGATTCGGATACAAGCTTGAGGTTCCGGCAGAATGA
- the pnpS gene encoding two-component system histidine kinase PnpS produces the protein MKRLWFRIASAFFILILVLIFILGFFLAALLKNAYTDMTRNHLVENAEMVTQLIVASESYGEREQLQELIQNFEQPIQMRFTVVDTEGVVIADSENDPAEMNNHFNRPEIQDVLEQDEAFGESIRYSTTQDFNMMYVALPLVSEGETVGAVRTSLSLGVIDDAMNRLWFSLSIALGLMFLIAAIASTMLARSITRPIDSIMNVTSRLRKNDYSSRVNTEAKGEIGDLSQSINALAASLQRQMKEIEENEQQLTSIISNMVSGVMLVNQDGKVVLLNSAMERFLSQHKGNLIGQPYEKVGERFALSPHIHAVFETNEKVHEEVHSYYPQERIMDAHLAPYYGQGWQQRGVIVVLHDITEIRRLEKMRSDFVANVSHELKTPVTSVRGFSETLMSGEVTDEETTKQFLKIIHDESQRLDRLIRDLLNLSKIERQKMPLNLETLNMTALVHEVSVTLQGAVEEKRTRLVLPDPSKDVYLQGDEDRLRQIILNLVGNGINYTAEGGTVTVSLKENVEKVRLIIKDDGIGIPEESLPRIFERFYRVDRARSRHSGGTGLGLAIVKHLIESHHGEIEVESREGEGTTFTAILPKKQEEK, from the coding sequence ATGAAGCGGCTATGGTTCAGGATTGCTTCCGCCTTCTTCATCCTGATCCTCGTCCTGATTTTCATCCTCGGTTTCTTCCTGGCAGCTCTGCTGAAGAATGCCTATACCGATATGACACGCAACCATCTCGTCGAAAATGCAGAGATGGTCACCCAGCTCATCGTCGCCTCGGAAAGCTACGGTGAACGCGAACAGCTGCAGGAACTCATCCAGAACTTTGAACAGCCCATACAGATGCGCTTTACGGTTGTTGATACGGAAGGTGTGGTCATTGCCGATTCCGAAAACGACCCTGCAGAGATGAATAATCATTTCAACCGTCCTGAAATACAGGATGTGCTGGAGCAGGATGAGGCATTCGGAGAATCAATCCGCTATAGTACAACACAGGACTTCAATATGATGTATGTCGCCCTGCCGCTTGTTTCCGAGGGCGAGACTGTAGGAGCAGTCAGGACCTCCCTGTCCCTCGGCGTCATCGATGATGCCATGAATCGGCTGTGGTTCAGCCTGTCGATTGCCCTCGGCCTGATGTTCCTCATCGCCGCCATCGCAAGCACCATGCTCGCAAGGAGCATTACACGCCCGATCGACAGCATCATGAACGTCACTTCCCGCCTGAGGAAGAATGACTACAGCAGCCGGGTGAACACGGAGGCGAAAGGGGAAATCGGCGACCTCTCCCAGTCCATCAATGCACTTGCTGCAAGCCTGCAGAGGCAGATGAAGGAAATCGAGGAGAACGAACAGCAGCTTACGAGCATCATTTCCAACATGGTAAGCGGTGTCATGCTCGTCAACCAGGATGGGAAGGTTGTGCTGCTGAACTCGGCGATGGAGCGGTTCCTATCCCAGCACAAAGGCAATCTCATCGGCCAGCCCTATGAAAAGGTGGGTGAGCGCTTCGCCCTCAGTCCGCACATACATGCCGTCTTTGAGACCAATGAAAAGGTGCATGAAGAAGTCCACTCCTATTACCCTCAGGAACGCATCATGGATGCCCATCTCGCCCCCTACTATGGCCAAGGGTGGCAGCAGCGGGGTGTGATCGTCGTCCTCCACGACATTACAGAGATAAGAAGGCTCGAAAAGATGCGCAGCGACTTTGTTGCGAATGTATCCCATGAACTGAAGACCCCCGTCACTTCCGTCAGGGGGTTCTCGGAGACTCTGATGAGCGGGGAAGTGACCGATGAGGAAACAACTAAGCAGTTCCTCAAGATCATACACGATGAAAGCCAGCGGCTCGACCGACTCATAAGGGATCTTCTGAACCTCTCCAAGATTGAAAGGCAGAAGATGCCGCTGAACCTTGAAACACTCAACATGACAGCACTTGTCCACGAAGTGTCCGTTACACTGCAGGGGGCCGTCGAAGAGAAGCGGACGAGGCTGGTGCTCCCCGACCCATCAAAGGATGTATATCTCCAAGGGGATGAAGACCGTCTCAGGCAGATCATACTCAATCTGGTGGGTAATGGCATCAACTATACTGCCGAAGGCGGTACTGTCACAGTCTCATTGAAGGAGAATGTCGAAAAGGTCCGACTCATCATCAAGGATGATGGCATCGGTATCCCCGAAGAGAGCCTCCCCCGCATATTCGAACGCTTCTACCGTGTGGACCGGGCCCGTTCCCGCCACTCCGGTGGTACAGGACTCGGCCTTGCCATAGTCAAGCATCTGATAGAGTCCCACCATGGGGAAATAGAAGTGGAGAGCCGCGAAGGTGAAGGCACAACATTCACCGCCATACTGCCGAAAAAGCAGGAAGAAAAATAG
- a CDS encoding DUF542 domain-containing protein, with the protein MVKTITEKMTLGDIVTEIPKSGDILRKQRIDFANDGNKTLKEAALNHQLPLENLLYEINAEESANQDGIDIKYMDEAGIIKYIQMKYHEDLKDELPVLESYVEKMVKEDGSLEAVEDIFLNLKEALLDHTRDEDDNVFPMLESFIDTPSKDKREALKPHMTELEDEHRNAAEAFWRLRDLTNDYTPKEGDSGIIRFVYQRLENLEKATLDHVHLENNILFKRVRETHDQ; encoded by the coding sequence ATGGTGAAAACAATTACTGAAAAGATGACGCTTGGTGACATAGTAACAGAAATCCCGAAATCAGGGGACATTCTAAGGAAGCAGAGAATCGATTTCGCCAATGATGGAAACAAGACATTGAAGGAAGCGGCGTTGAACCACCAGCTTCCATTGGAAAACCTGTTGTATGAGATTAATGCAGAGGAATCAGCAAATCAGGATGGCATTGATATAAAATATATGGATGAAGCGGGCATCATCAAATATATACAGATGAAATATCATGAAGATCTGAAGGATGAGCTTCCTGTCCTTGAATCCTATGTAGAGAAGATGGTGAAGGAGGATGGAAGCCTGGAAGCTGTCGAGGACATCTTCCTGAACTTGAAGGAAGCACTCCTTGACCATACGAGGGATGAAGATGACAATGTCTTTCCGATGCTGGAGTCATTCATCGACACCCCTTCCAAAGATAAGCGGGAGGCCCTGAAACCTCATATGACAGAGCTTGAGGATGAACACCGCAACGCCGCGGAAGCATTCTGGCGCCTCAGGGATCTGACGAATGACTATACGCCGAAAGAAGGGGATTCTGGAATCATCCGATTCGTCTACCAGAGGCTGGAAAATCTTGAGAAAGCCACTCTCGACCATGTGCACCTTGAGAATAATATTCTCTTCAAAAGGGTGAGGGAGACCCATGACCAATAG
- a CDS encoding TIGR00730 family Rossman fold protein: MKINNITIFCGANTGTDPIYEESAYALGQLLAEKEIGIIFGGGAVGLMGAVADGALSKGGTVTGVIPQFLVDREMAHPEVQHMEVVESMHERKARMETLGDAIITLPGGAGTMEEFFEMFTWGQIGLQKKPIGLLDVNNFFYALTGLFEKLIEEGFLDEKYMGQLFIGDDANEILKSFEIYKPIETRTYETEKRRR; this comes from the coding sequence ATGAAGATCAACAACATCACCATATTCTGTGGTGCCAATACTGGAACTGACCCTATATACGAAGAGAGTGCCTATGCACTTGGACAGCTGTTGGCAGAAAAAGAGATAGGTATCATATTCGGTGGAGGCGCTGTAGGACTGATGGGTGCTGTAGCTGACGGTGCCCTTTCAAAAGGCGGCACTGTAACAGGGGTCATACCACAGTTTCTGGTGGACCGCGAGATGGCACACCCAGAAGTTCAGCATATGGAAGTCGTCGAGAGCATGCATGAGAGGAAGGCACGGATGGAAACACTCGGCGATGCGATCATCACGCTGCCGGGTGGCGCAGGAACGATGGAAGAGTTCTTTGAAATGTTCACTTGGGGACAGATTGGTTTGCAGAAGAAGCCGATTGGCCTGTTGGATGTGAATAATTTCTTCTATGCCCTTACCGGCCTTTTCGAAAAACTCATTGAAGAAGGGTTCCTCGACGAGAAATATATGGGACAGCTTTTCATCGGCGATGACGCCAATGAAATATTGAAAAGTTTTGAAATATACAAACCCATTGAGACAAGAACATATGAAACTGAAAAACGACGTCGCTAG
- a CDS encoding GNAT family N-acetyltransferase has translation MILRDWQQSDTVPFIAMNQDPDVRRYFPEKLSTEASKQFIVDAQKDIEDRGFGLFAVERRDTGEFIGFTGMQVLEEDGPFRLEFLPCVEIGWRLMKKHWNQGFATEAAVGVLKFAERHTDIKEIYGLAAKRNWPSIHVMEKIGMARVEEFDHPLIIEGHSLRKHVVYKLEM, from the coding sequence TTGATATTACGTGATTGGCAGCAGAGTGATACTGTCCCTTTCATCGCGATGAATCAGGATCCGGATGTACGCAGGTATTTTCCGGAGAAGCTTTCGACAGAGGCATCGAAACAGTTCATAGTGGATGCACAGAAGGATATCGAAGACAGGGGATTTGGCCTGTTCGCGGTTGAAAGGCGGGACACCGGTGAATTCATCGGTTTTACAGGCATGCAGGTATTGGAAGAGGACGGACCCTTCAGGCTTGAGTTCCTTCCTTGCGTAGAAATCGGATGGCGTCTGATGAAGAAGCATTGGAACCAGGGGTTTGCGACCGAGGCCGCGGTGGGGGTGCTCAAGTTTGCCGAACGCCATACGGATATCAAGGAGATATATGGTCTCGCAGCGAAGCGGAACTGGCCGTCGATCCATGTGATGGAGAAGATAGGCATGGCCAGGGTGGAGGAGTTTGACCATCCGCTGATAATTGAAGGCCATTCCTTGAGGAAACACGTTGTATATAAGTTGGAAATGTAA
- a CDS encoding glutathione ABC transporter substrate-binding protein: MKNLKLLLMLSLVLILSFALAACTDDSNVDPESDSADGGEESSGDTEGGEGGEGGDLVISEMSDIVSLDPHGNNDVPSSNVRSNIYDTLTVLDENMEVQPGLATEWEQLDDNTWEFTLKEGVMFHDGTEFNAEAVEANLKRITDPAMASPRMFLYEMITDVEPVDDYTVEITTEYPFAPLLAHLAHDAGGMLSNDVIEADYEQALSDSGEEMTLEEYYELRDSGGEEHEEVANAISENMGQHAADNAIGTGPFKVQSRAAGEEVVLERNDDYHEEPVALDTVTFKVVPETAARIAELETGDSHVAGAVESNNMDRVDSHEETYLDNTESLSLSYIGFNMEKEPLDDPLVRQAISHAIDREAIIDGVYDGVGIPAQGPLAPDVFGYDENVEGLSYDMDRAKELMAEAGYEDGFSLEIWTNDSPQRIDTAVYLQESLQELNIELNVEQLEWGAYLERTAQGEHDMFVLGWSTVTGDADYGMYPLFHSEMHGDPGNRSFMSNEEVDALLEEGRQETDPEARQEIYSEAQEMLVDIAPMAYIHHQNYLTGVRTEVQNFEVDALGIYQLDEVTLGE; encoded by the coding sequence ATGAAAAATTTAAAACTGCTTCTAATGTTGAGCCTGGTTTTAATTTTATCATTTGCGCTGGCTGCGTGTACGGACGATAGTAATGTCGATCCGGAGAGCGATTCTGCAGACGGCGGAGAAGAATCTTCAGGTGATACTGAAGGCGGAGAAGGTGGAGAAGGCGGAGATCTTGTCATTTCCGAAATGAGCGACATCGTCAGTCTGGATCCGCACGGCAATAATGACGTACCGTCAAGTAACGTACGTTCAAACATCTACGACACACTGACTGTCCTTGATGAGAACATGGAAGTTCAGCCTGGTCTGGCGACTGAATGGGAACAGCTGGATGACAATACATGGGAATTCACTCTCAAGGAAGGTGTCATGTTCCATGATGGAACTGAGTTCAATGCAGAAGCTGTCGAAGCGAACCTGAAACGCATTACAGACCCTGCAATGGCGTCCCCGCGTATGTTCCTGTATGAGATGATTACAGACGTGGAACCTGTTGATGACTATACTGTCGAAATCACGACAGAATATCCATTCGCGCCGCTCCTTGCACACCTGGCGCATGATGCAGGCGGCATGCTGAGCAATGATGTCATCGAAGCTGACTATGAGCAGGCGCTGTCCGACTCTGGTGAAGAGATGACGCTTGAAGAGTACTATGAACTTCGCGACAGCGGCGGCGAAGAGCATGAGGAAGTTGCGAATGCAATCTCCGAAAACATGGGGCAGCATGCTGCTGACAATGCGATCGGTACAGGTCCATTCAAGGTACAGTCCCGTGCAGCCGGTGAAGAAGTCGTACTCGAAAGAAACGATGACTATCACGAAGAACCTGTAGCATTGGACACGGTGACATTTAAGGTGGTACCGGAAACTGCAGCCCGCATTGCCGAACTCGAAACTGGGGACAGCCATGTTGCAGGTGCAGTGGAGTCCAACAATATGGATCGTGTTGACTCCCACGAAGAAACATATCTCGACAACACAGAATCACTTTCTCTTTCATACATCGGTTTCAACATGGAGAAGGAACCACTCGATGATCCACTCGTACGTCAGGCGATTTCCCATGCCATCGACAGGGAAGCAATCATCGATGGTGTATATGATGGTGTAGGCATCCCGGCACAAGGTCCACTTGCTCCGGATGTATTCGGCTATGATGAAAACGTTGAAGGCCTCTCCTACGATATGGATCGTGCGAAGGAACTCATGGCAGAAGCTGGATATGAAGATGGCTTCTCACTTGAAATCTGGACAAATGACAGCCCACAGCGTATCGATACGGCAGTCTATCTGCAGGAATCCCTGCAGGAGCTCAACATCGAGTTGAATGTAGAACAGCTCGAGTGGGGTGCGTATCTTGAGAGGACTGCACAGGGCGAGCATGACATGTTCGTTCTTGGATGGTCGACAGTTACTGGGGACGCAGACTACGGCATGTACCCGCTGTTCCACTCTGAAATGCATGGTGACCCGGGTAACCGTTCATTCATGAGCAACGAGGAAGTGGATGCCCTGCTTGAAGAAGGCCGTCAGGAAACTGACCCTGAAGCACGTCAGGAAATTTACTCGGAAGCTCAGGAAATGCTCGTGGACATCGCTCCTATGGCATATATCCACCACCAGAATTATCTGACTGGCGTCCGTACAGAGGTACAGAATTTCGAAGTGGATGCCCTTGGCATCTATCAATTGGATGAAGTGACTCTCGGCGAATAG